From the Rhodothalassiaceae bacterium genome, one window contains:
- a CDS encoding MarR family transcriptional regulator, giving the protein MTTKVRERDERAAAPAVIEKLGGGAPHSKQSLRLWLKLLSCTTVIENWLRNRLRAEFGTTLPRFDVLAALDRHPEGLRMGELSRYLLVSNGNVTGIVQRLEEEGLIEREQAPNDRRAIRVRLSPKGRALFARWAAEHEGWVDSLFSELSTAEMEELMGHLRRLQESLARRGIPGKER; this is encoded by the coding sequence ATGACGACGAAGGTCCGGGAACGGGATGAGCGGGCGGCCGCGCCCGCGGTGATCGAAAAGCTCGGCGGCGGCGCGCCCCATTCCAAGCAGTCGCTCAGGCTGTGGCTGAAGCTTCTGAGCTGCACGACGGTGATCGAGAACTGGCTGCGCAACCGCCTGCGCGCCGAATTCGGCACGACGCTGCCGCGCTTCGACGTGCTCGCCGCGCTTGACCGCCACCCCGAAGGCCTGCGCATGGGCGAGCTGTCGCGCTATCTTCTGGTCTCGAACGGCAATGTGACGGGAATCGTCCAGCGGCTGGAGGAGGAGGGCCTGATCGAGCGCGAGCAGGCCCCGAACGACCGCCGCGCCATCCGGGTGCGGCTGTCGCCGAAGGGCCGGGCGCTCTTCGCGCGCTGGGCGGCCGAGCACGAGGGCTGGGTGGACAGCCTGTTCTCCGAGCTGTCCACCGCCGAGATGGAAGAGCTCATGGGCCATCTGCGCCGCCTCCAGGAATCGCTGGCCCGTCGCGGAATCCCCGGAAAGGAGCGCTAG
- a CDS encoding 3-hydroxyacyl-CoA dehydrogenase has product MAETRRHVLVTGAGSGIGAAIARRFAAAGDRVTLAGRTRAKLEAVAADCPGGRAVVMDVSDPESIAAGHAEAVAAFGPVTVLVNNAGIAPTAPFEKTDLALLREVMAVNLEGVLLLTRAVLAGMRERGFGRIVNIASTAGLKPYRYCAAYAASKHALIGLTRVLALETAGHGITANAVCPGFARTPLVEQAVQRIVDRTGKAAEEVLKAYTADNPQGRLIEPEEIAALVFYLASADAKGITGQALVVAGGEIMG; this is encoded by the coding sequence ATGGCCGAGACGCGACGGCATGTTCTGGTCACGGGTGCGGGCAGCGGCATCGGCGCCGCCATCGCCCGGCGCTTCGCCGCGGCGGGCGATCGGGTGACGCTCGCCGGCCGCACCCGCGCCAAGCTCGAGGCGGTGGCGGCCGACTGTCCGGGCGGCCGGGCCGTCGTGATGGACGTGAGCGATCCCGAAAGCATCGCGGCTGGCCACGCGGAGGCGGTGGCGGCCTTCGGCCCGGTCACCGTTCTCGTCAACAACGCCGGGATCGCGCCCACCGCCCCCTTCGAGAAGACCGACCTTGCGCTGCTGCGCGAGGTGATGGCCGTCAATCTCGAGGGCGTGCTGCTGCTCACCCGTGCCGTGCTTGCGGGCATGCGCGAGCGGGGATTCGGCCGCATCGTCAACATCGCGAGCACCGCCGGGCTCAAACCCTATCGCTACTGCGCGGCCTATGCGGCGTCCAAGCACGCGCTGATCGGGCTGACCCGCGTGCTGGCGCTCGAGACCGCCGGCCACGGCATCACGGCCAACGCCGTCTGCCCCGGCTTCGCCCGCACGCCGCTCGTGGAACAGGCGGTCCAGCGGATCGTTGACCGCACGGGCAAGGCGGCCGAGGAGGTGCTGAAGGCCTACACGGCGGACAACCCGCAGGGGCGGCTCATCGAGCCGGAGGAGATCGCCGCCCTCGTTTTTTATCTCGCCAGCGCCGACGCAAAGGGTATAACAGGGCAGGCGCTGGTGGTGGCCGGCGGGGAAATCATGGGATGA
- a CDS encoding NADH:flavin oxidoreductase, translated as MRIACLGGGPAGLYFAISMKLRDPSHEITVFERNRPGDTFGWGVVFSDQTLENLERNDPVTGRQINDRLIHWDDIEVHFKGALERSTGHGFCGIGRRRLLNILQDRCRQLGVDLRFEVEIEPDFVERDDFDLFIASDGINSKIRTHFAEHFKPDIDVRRNKYIWLGTHKVFEAFNFIFEETEAGWIWAHAYRFDKDTSTFIVECTPETWRGLGLDRIVDHDETCRVLERIFAKYLDGHELMSNARHLRGSAWLNFQRVLCANWHWRNIILLGDAAHTAHFSIGSGTKLAFEDAIKLAEVLHRTDLSPAEALAEYEAERRLEVLRLQSAARNSTEWFENVERYTRFEPIQFTYSLLTRSQRVSHENLRLRDRTWLERVERWFADRATGGRVNRPIPPMFAPYRLRGMELINRVVVSPMSMYSARDGLIGDFHFVHYGARAQGGAGLVFTEMTDVAPEARITPGCAGIWNDEQMRAWKRVVDFVHRETEAKICLQLGHAGPKGSTRVAWEGMDEPLEEGGWEVIGPSPVPWSPRNPVPREMTREDMEQVIAQFVAATERAIAAGFDMIELHAAHGYLLSAFITPLTNRRTDEYGGSLENRLRFPLEVFRAMRAVWPQDRPMSVRISAHDWVGEEGVTPDEAVLIARAFAEAGADIIDVSAGQTSRRARPVYGRMFQTPFADQIRNEAGVPTIAVGNIYETDHVNSILAAGRADLVALARPHLMDPYWTLRAAAQLHYHDAPVPKPYLSGFEQLERNLERADQMLVMKV; from the coding sequence ATGCGCATAGCCTGTCTCGGTGGCGGCCCGGCGGGGCTCTATTTCGCGATCTCGATGAAGCTGAGAGACCCGAGCCACGAGATCACGGTCTTCGAGCGCAACCGGCCGGGAGACACCTTCGGCTGGGGCGTGGTGTTCTCCGACCAGACGCTCGAGAACCTGGAGCGCAACGATCCCGTCACCGGCCGCCAGATCAACGACCGCCTGATCCACTGGGACGATATCGAGGTGCACTTCAAGGGCGCGCTCGAGCGCTCCACGGGCCACGGCTTCTGCGGCATCGGCCGCAGGCGGCTGCTCAACATCCTCCAGGACCGCTGCCGCCAGCTCGGAGTGGACCTCAGGTTCGAGGTGGAGATCGAGCCCGACTTCGTGGAGCGGGACGACTTCGACCTCTTCATCGCCTCCGACGGCATCAACTCGAAGATCCGCACGCATTTCGCGGAACATTTCAAGCCCGACATCGACGTCCGGCGCAACAAGTACATCTGGCTCGGCACCCACAAGGTGTTCGAGGCCTTCAACTTCATCTTCGAGGAGACGGAGGCGGGCTGGATCTGGGCGCATGCCTACCGCTTCGACAAGGACACCTCGACCTTCATCGTCGAATGCACGCCCGAGACCTGGCGGGGCCTCGGGCTCGACCGCATCGTCGACCATGACGAGACCTGCCGGGTGCTCGAGCGGATCTTCGCGAAATATCTCGACGGCCATGAGCTGATGTCGAACGCCCGCCATCTGCGCGGCTCGGCCTGGCTCAACTTCCAGCGGGTGCTGTGCGCGAACTGGCACTGGCGCAACATCATCCTGCTGGGCGATGCGGCTCACACCGCGCATTTCTCCATCGGCTCCGGCACCAAGCTCGCCTTCGAGGACGCGATCAAGCTGGCGGAGGTCCTGCACCGGACGGACCTGTCGCCGGCCGAGGCGCTCGCCGAATACGAGGCCGAGCGGCGGCTGGAGGTGCTGCGGCTGCAGAGCGCCGCGCGCAACTCCACCGAATGGTTCGAGAATGTCGAACGCTACACCCGTTTCGAACCGATCCAGTTCACCTATTCGTTGCTCACCCGCTCGCAGCGCGTCAGCCACGAGAATCTGCGCCTGCGCGACAGGACCTGGCTCGAGCGGGTGGAGCGCTGGTTTGCGGATCGCGCGACGGGCGGGCGCGTCAACCGCCCGATCCCCCCGATGTTCGCGCCCTACAGGCTTCGCGGCATGGAGCTCATCAACCGCGTCGTCGTCTCGCCGATGTCCATGTATTCGGCCCGCGACGGGCTCATCGGCGACTTCCACTTCGTCCACTACGGTGCGCGCGCGCAGGGCGGAGCAGGCCTCGTTTTCACCGAGATGACGGATGTCGCTCCCGAGGCGCGCATCACCCCGGGCTGCGCGGGAATCTGGAACGACGAGCAGATGCGGGCCTGGAAGCGGGTGGTGGACTTCGTGCACCGCGAGACGGAAGCGAAGATCTGCCTGCAGCTCGGGCATGCGGGCCCCAAGGGCTCCACCAGGGTGGCCTGGGAAGGCATGGACGAGCCGCTCGAGGAAGGCGGCTGGGAGGTGATCGGCCCCTCGCCCGTGCCCTGGTCGCCGCGCAATCCGGTGCCGCGCGAGATGACGCGCGAGGACATGGAGCAGGTCATCGCCCAGTTCGTGGCCGCCACCGAGCGCGCGATCGCCGCCGGCTTCGACATGATCGAGCTGCACGCCGCCCACGGCTATCTCCTGTCCGCCTTCATCACGCCGCTCACCAACCGGCGCACCGACGAGTACGGCGGCAGCCTCGAAAACCGTCTGCGCTTTCCGCTCGAGGTCTTCCGCGCGATGCGCGCCGTCTGGCCGCAGGACAGGCCGATGTCCGTGCGCATCTCCGCCCATGACTGGGTCGGCGAGGAAGGCGTCACCCCGGACGAGGCCGTGCTGATCGCCAGGGCCTTCGCCGAGGCCGGCGCCGACATCATCGACGTGTCGGCCGGCCAGACCTCGCGCCGGGCGCGGCCCGTCTACGGGCGGATGTTTCAGACGCCGTTCGCCGACCAGATCCGCAACGAGGCCGGCGTGCCGACGATCGCCGTCGGCAACATCTACGAGACGGACCACGTGAACTCGATTCTCGCCGCCGGCCGCGCCGACCTCGTGGCGCTGGCCCGGCCGCACCTCATGGATCCCTACTGGACGCTGCGGGCGGCGGCCCAGCTCCACTACCACGACGCGCCGGTGCCGAAGCCGTATCTGTCCGGCTTCGAGCAGCTCGAACGCAACCTCGAGCGCGCGGACCAGATGCTGGTGATGAAGGTCTGA
- a CDS encoding cyclase: protein MAADGNGSVLAALVEALMSGKVRVVDLTQPLHPGTPVIQLPPEFAPSPGFSIEEISRYDERGPAWYWNKFACGEHTGTHFDAPIHWITGKDYEGNATDTIPVDRFIGPAFVIDIVDEVEKDPDFLLTPEYIESWEERHGRITPHSWVLVRSGWSKRTDPESFLNIHEDGPHSPGFDPRTPKFLAEERDILGVGVETVGTDAGQAAKFDPPFPCHTLMHGANKFGLASLANLDQLPPTGAIVIAPPLKIVGGSGSPLRVLALVPA from the coding sequence ATGGCGGCGGATGGCAACGGATCGGTTCTGGCGGCGCTCGTCGAGGCGCTGATGAGCGGGAAGGTGCGGGTGGTCGATCTCACCCAGCCGCTGCATCCCGGCACGCCGGTGATCCAGCTTCCCCCGGAATTCGCGCCGTCTCCGGGGTTCTCGATCGAGGAGATCTCGCGCTACGACGAGCGCGGGCCGGCCTGGTACTGGAACAAGTTCGCCTGCGGCGAGCACACGGGCACCCATTTCGACGCGCCGATCCACTGGATCACCGGCAAGGACTACGAGGGCAACGCGACGGACACGATTCCGGTGGACCGCTTCATCGGCCCGGCCTTCGTCATCGACATCGTGGACGAGGTCGAAAAAGACCCCGACTTTCTGCTCACCCCGGAATACATCGAATCCTGGGAGGAGCGGCACGGGCGGATCACGCCGCATTCCTGGGTGCTGGTGCGTTCCGGCTGGTCGAAGCGCACGGATCCGGAATCCTTCCTCAACATCCATGAGGACGGCCCCCACAGCCCCGGATTCGATCCGCGCACGCCGAAATTCCTGGCGGAGGAGCGCGACATCCTGGGCGTCGGGGTCGAGACGGTGGGCACCGATGCCGGCCAGGCGGCGAAATTCGATCCGCCGTTTCCCTGCCACACGCTGATGCACGGGGCGAACAAGTTCGGACTGGCCTCGCTCGCCAATCTGGACCAGCTGCCCCCGACGGGAGCCATCGTCATCGCCCCGCCGCTCAAGATCGTGGGCGGCTCGGGCTCGCCGCTCAGGGTGCTCGCCCTCGTGCCCGCGTAA
- the iorA gene encoding indolepyruvate ferredoxin oxidoreductase subunit alpha codes for MAERSFKKEVEKLRLGAGQEFRGEGILAVTKALLQSGVAYLGGYQGAPISHLMDVFADAVPLLEELGVHFEQSASEAAAAAMLAASVNYPLRGAVSWKSVVGTNVASDALSNVASGGVRGGAMIIIGEDYGEGSSIMQERTHAFAMKSQMWLLDPRPHLPKIVEMVERGFELSEASNTPVMMELRIRACHVYGRFIAKDNRPPAFRLQDAMNNPVRDTNRIVLPPANFLHEVEKIERRLPAAIRWLEENRLNEFFGPAEGDVGIIVQGGIFNTLMRALYRLGLADIYGNSRIPIYVMNVTYPYLESEIAGFCADKRAVLMVEEGQPEFIEQALNHILRRKGLETRVFGKDVLPMAGEYTGAVLFEGVQKFLAAVGRLDEPRPLLPAPVAEAAEKLRPVVPPRPAGFCTGCPERPIFSAMKILEREMGPVHVSCDIGCHLFSILPPFNIGNTTMGYGLGWAGASAFNVRGAKRTIAVMGDGGFWHNGLNSGVVNAVFNRNDNILLVVDNNYSAATGGQDLPSSRADNPVRSTKHPIEEAVKGVGVKWVRRVRSYDVARMKETLREALTTPEEGPKIVIAEGECMLNRQRRERPRRRRAIAEGRHVVEARFGVDAETCTGDHSCIRLSGCPSLTIRANPDPLREDPVAFVDETCVGCGNCGEVAHAAVLCPSFHRRDIHHNPDRMARWWHAARRRIILALAGRAAPPAEAA; via the coding sequence TTGGCCGAGCGGTCGTTCAAGAAGGAGGTCGAAAAGCTCCGGCTCGGCGCGGGCCAGGAGTTCCGCGGCGAGGGGATTCTCGCCGTCACGAAGGCGCTGCTGCAGTCCGGGGTCGCCTATCTCGGCGGATACCAGGGCGCGCCGATCTCGCATCTGATGGATGTCTTTGCGGATGCGGTGCCGCTGCTGGAGGAGCTCGGCGTGCATTTCGAGCAGTCGGCCTCAGAGGCGGCGGCTGCGGCGATGCTGGCGGCCTCCGTCAACTATCCGCTGCGCGGCGCGGTGAGCTGGAAGTCGGTGGTCGGGACCAACGTCGCCTCCGATGCGCTCTCCAACGTCGCCTCCGGCGGCGTGCGGGGCGGGGCGATGATCATCATCGGCGAGGACTATGGCGAGGGCTCCTCCATCATGCAGGAGCGCACCCATGCCTTCGCCATGAAGTCGCAGATGTGGCTGCTCGACCCGCGTCCGCATCTGCCGAAGATCGTGGAGATGGTGGAGCGCGGCTTCGAGCTGTCGGAGGCCTCGAACACGCCGGTGATGATGGAGCTCAGGATCCGGGCCTGCCACGTCTACGGCCGCTTCATCGCCAAGGACAACCGCCCGCCGGCCTTCCGGCTCCAGGACGCGATGAACAACCCCGTGCGCGACACGAACCGCATCGTGCTGCCGCCGGCCAATTTCCTGCACGAGGTCGAGAAGATCGAACGAAGGCTGCCGGCCGCCATCCGCTGGCTGGAGGAGAACCGCCTCAACGAATTCTTCGGTCCGGCCGAGGGCGACGTCGGCATCATCGTCCAGGGCGGCATCTTCAACACGCTGATGCGCGCGCTCTACCGCCTGGGCCTGGCCGACATCTACGGCAACAGCCGCATCCCCATCTACGTGATGAACGTCACCTACCCCTATCTCGAGAGCGAGATTGCCGGTTTCTGCGCCGACAAGCGCGCGGTGCTGATGGTGGAGGAAGGCCAGCCCGAGTTCATCGAGCAGGCGCTCAACCACATCCTGCGCCGCAAGGGGCTCGAGACCCGCGTCTTCGGCAAGGACGTGCTGCCGATGGCGGGCGAATACACGGGCGCGGTGCTCTTCGAGGGCGTGCAGAAGTTCCTCGCCGCCGTCGGCCGGCTGGACGAGCCGCGGCCGCTGCTGCCGGCGCCCGTCGCCGAGGCCGCCGAGAAGCTCAGGCCCGTGGTGCCGCCGAGACCGGCCGGCTTCTGCACGGGCTGTCCGGAGCGGCCGATCTTCTCGGCCATGAAGATCCTCGAGCGCGAGATGGGGCCGGTGCATGTCTCCTGCGACATCGGCTGTCACCTCTTCTCGATCCTGCCGCCGTTCAACATCGGCAACACGACGATGGGCTACGGCCTCGGCTGGGCGGGGGCGTCCGCCTTCAACGTGCGCGGAGCGAAACGCACGATCGCGGTGATGGGCGACGGCGGCTTCTGGCACAACGGCCTCAACTCCGGCGTGGTGAACGCCGTCTTCAACCGCAACGACAACATCCTGCTGGTGGTGGACAACAACTACTCGGCGGCCACCGGTGGCCAGGATCTGCCGAGCTCGCGGGCCGACAATCCCGTGCGCTCGACGAAGCACCCGATCGAGGAGGCCGTCAAGGGCGTGGGTGTCAAATGGGTCCGCCGCGTGCGCTCCTATGACGTCGCGCGCATGAAGGAAACACTGCGCGAAGCGCTCACCACGCCCGAGGAAGGCCCGAAGATCGTGATCGCCGAGGGCGAGTGCATGCTGAACCGCCAGCGTCGCGAGCGGCCTCGGCGCCGCAGGGCGATCGCGGAAGGCCGGCACGTGGTGGAGGCCCGCTTCGGCGTGGATGCCGAGACCTGCACGGGCGACCATTCCTGCATCCGGCTGTCCGGCTGCCCGTCGCTCACCATCCGCGCCAATCCGGATCCCCTGCGCGAGGATCCGGTGGCCTTCGTGGACGAGACCTGCGTCGGCTGCGGCAACTGCGGCGAGGTCGCGCATGCGGCCGTGCTGTGCCCCAGCTTCCACCGCCGCGACATCCACCACAATCCCGACCGCATGGCCCGCTGGTGGCACGCGGCCCGGCGCCGTATCATCCTCGCGCTGGCCGGGCGCGCCGCGCCGCCTGCGGAGGCCGCGTGA
- the iorB gene encoding indolepyruvate oxidoreductase, with the protein MDARAGSAPTGDALVAAPHPITIAITAIGGQGGGVLAEWIVAAAEREGWLAQSTSVPGVAQRTGATVYYIELFPREAVDRAGREPVLALMPVPGDVDVAVAAEWMEAGRAIARGFVTPDRTVLIASTHRDYAIREKAAPGAGMEDDRAVWEAAGKAAKRLVAFDMRAIASRHGTVISAAVFGAIAGAGVLPFQRESFEAAIRESGRGVDASLAAFAEAHEAAQRPPVAPDAAGGTDRPAWPRPSEEAPRLPPALAARVGEEVPIPARATVMLGVLRLIDYQGEAYAAAYLDRLRRFTDGAATARDPAFYELLARRLAVAMSYEDVYRVADLKTRRGRLARLMRADAGRLEEVFDYFHPRIEEFADTLPAPLGRLVLRSRLLRRLLAPFFRRGRTIRTSGIPGFLLLRLVAALRMLRPFSLRHAREMAGIDAWLDQVARLAERDPALARVLVDARGLVKGYGDTHARSAALFALFSDAAERLAGSPDAAERLGAWLARARRDPDWDALTAELRKAGDR; encoded by the coding sequence ATGGACGCGCGCGCGGGCTCGGCTCCGACCGGCGACGCCCTCGTCGCGGCGCCGCATCCCATCACCATCGCGATCACCGCGATCGGTGGCCAGGGCGGGGGCGTGCTGGCGGAATGGATCGTCGCCGCGGCCGAGCGCGAGGGCTGGCTCGCCCAGTCGACCTCGGTGCCCGGTGTCGCCCAGCGCACGGGCGCCACGGTCTACTACATCGAGCTCTTTCCGCGCGAGGCGGTGGACAGGGCCGGCCGCGAACCGGTGCTGGCGCTCATGCCGGTGCCGGGCGATGTCGATGTCGCGGTCGCGGCCGAGTGGATGGAGGCCGGGCGCGCCATCGCCCGCGGCTTCGTCACCCCTGATCGCACCGTCCTCATCGCCTCCACCCATCGCGACTACGCGATCCGCGAGAAGGCGGCCCCGGGTGCGGGCATGGAGGACGACCGGGCCGTGTGGGAGGCGGCAGGCAAGGCGGCCAAACGCCTCGTCGCCTTCGACATGCGCGCGATCGCCTCACGCCACGGCACCGTGATCAGCGCCGCGGTCTTCGGTGCGATCGCGGGTGCCGGCGTGCTGCCCTTTCAGCGCGAGAGCTTCGAGGCGGCGATCCGGGAGTCGGGTCGCGGGGTGGACGCCTCGCTTGCCGCCTTCGCCGAGGCTCATGAGGCCGCCCAGCGCCCGCCCGTCGCGCCTGATGCCGCCGGCGGGACCGACCGGCCCGCCTGGCCGCGGCCGAGCGAGGAGGCGCCCCGGCTGCCGCCCGCGCTTGCCGCGCGCGTCGGCGAGGAGGTGCCGATCCCCGCGCGCGCGACGGTGATGCTGGGGGTGCTGCGGCTCATCGACTATCAGGGAGAAGCCTACGCCGCCGCGTATCTCGACCGCTTGCGGCGGTTCACCGACGGTGCCGCGACCGCCCGGGATCCCGCGTTCTACGAACTCCTCGCGAGGCGCCTTGCGGTCGCGATGTCCTATGAGGACGTCTACCGCGTCGCCGATCTGAAGACCCGGCGCGGGCGCCTCGCGCGCCTGATGCGGGCGGATGCCGGCCGGCTCGAGGAGGTCTTCGACTATTTCCATCCGCGCATCGAGGAATTCGCGGACACGCTGCCCGCCCCGCTCGGCCGGCTCGTGCTGCGGAGCCGCCTGCTGCGCCGTCTGCTTGCTCCCTTCTTCCGCCGCGGACGCACGATCCGCACCTCGGGGATCCCCGGCTTCCTGCTGCTGCGTCTCGTTGCGGCCCTGCGCATGCTGAGACCTTTCAGCCTGCGCCACGCACGCGAGATGGCCGGGATCGACGCCTGGCTCGACCAGGTGGCGCGGCTCGCCGAGCGGGATCCGGCGCTGGCGCGGGTGCTGGTGGACGCGCGCGGTCTCGTCAAGGGCTATGGCGACACCCACGCCCGCTCCGCCGCGCTGTTTGCGCTCTTCTCGGACGCGGCCGAGCGCCTTGCCGGCAGCCCGGACGCGGCCGAGCGGCTCGGCGCCTGGCTCGCCCGCGCGCGCCGGGATCCCGACTGGGACGCGCTCACCGCCGAGCTCCGAAAGGCTGGGGATCGGTAG
- the dapF gene encoding diaminopimelate epimerase, whose amino-acid sequence MAELPFIKMHGLGNDFVILDLRGSRGAGPDVEAVRRIANRRHGLGCDQLIVLRAADGADCRMEIFNADGSPAGACGNAARCVGRLLMEETGAGEVTIAAGSRLLVARRDADGGIAVDMGEARFGWRDIPLARAVDTDPLPLAFTELPAAAAVSIGNPHVVFFVPDVEEPPLARIAEEVLADPLLVDGANVSLVAAEERGADGRARVLAMRVFERGVGPTPSCGSAAVGAAAVAHRRGLVAEEVEVRQPGGRLRVTRDGRGHFWLAGPTALVARGMLAAELCAEAAPEVGEVPA is encoded by the coding sequence ATGGCGGAGCTGCCCTTCATCAAGATGCACGGGCTCGGCAACGACTTCGTGATCCTCGATCTCAGGGGCTCGCGGGGTGCCGGCCCCGACGTCGAGGCCGTGCGGCGGATCGCCAACCGCCGCCACGGGCTGGGCTGCGATCAGCTCATCGTTCTGCGCGCAGCGGACGGGGCCGACTGCCGCATGGAGATCTTCAACGCCGACGGCTCGCCCGCCGGAGCCTGCGGGAATGCGGCGCGCTGCGTCGGGCGGCTGCTGATGGAGGAGACGGGCGCGGGGGAGGTGACGATCGCCGCCGGGAGCCGGCTGCTTGTCGCGCGCCGCGACGCGGATGGCGGGATCGCGGTCGACATGGGCGAGGCGCGCTTCGGCTGGCGGGACATTCCGCTTGCGCGCGCCGTGGACACCGACCCGCTGCCGCTGGCCTTCACGGAGCTGCCGGCGGCGGCCGCGGTCTCGATCGGCAATCCGCACGTCGTCTTCTTCGTGCCGGATGTCGAGGAACCGCCTCTGGCGCGCATTGCCGAGGAGGTGCTGGCGGATCCGCTGCTCGTCGATGGTGCCAACGTTTCGCTCGTCGCCGCCGAAGAGCGTGGCGCGGACGGGCGCGCGCGGGTGCTGGCCATGCGGGTGTTCGAACGCGGCGTGGGGCCGACGCCGAGCTGCGGCAGCGCGGCGGTGGGCGCGGCCGCCGTGGCGCATCGGCGCGGGCTCGTGGCCGAGGAGGTGGAGGTGCGCCAGCCCGGCGGCCGGCTGCGTGTGACCCGCGACGGGCGGGGTCATTTCTGGCTGGCGGGGCCGACGGCGCTGGTTGCGCGCGGAATGCTTGCGGCCGAGCTGTGCGCGGAGGCGGCGCCGGAGGTCGGGGAGGTGCCCGCCTGA
- a CDS encoding tRNA (N(6)-L-threonylcarbamoyladenosine(37)-C(2))-methylthiotransferase MtaB, whose protein sequence is MAQVSVITLGCRLNAFEAEAMRRLAGGAGLARDVVIVNSCAVTNEAVRQTRQAIRRARRERPQAAVVVTGCAAQLDPEGFAAMPEVDHVLGNAEKLEPASFAALAADSLPRVKVSDIFAVRETAPHLIESFAERVRAFVEIQTGCDHRCTFCIIPFARGASRSVPMGAVVDQIRRLVTRGIREVVLTGVDLTSYGGDLPGRPRLADLVRAILKHVPELDRLRLSSLDPAEIDAPLIRLFAEQERLMPHVHLSLQAGDDLILKRMKRRHLAADVRRLVADLRAARPGILFGADVITGFPTETEAQFANTCRLIEECGIAFLHVFPYSARRGTPAARMPQLPVAVRRERARRLRLVGARLREEALGALAGRDLAVLVERVDEEGALGHSAEFAPVRITTHARAPELAAGALLRVHARKIVDGTLVAAPVDHAAATRDHSEVLAS, encoded by the coding sequence ATGGCGCAAGTCTCGGTGATTACGCTCGGCTGCCGGCTGAACGCCTTCGAGGCCGAGGCCATGCGCCGGCTGGCCGGCGGGGCGGGGCTCGCCCGCGATGTCGTCATCGTCAATTCCTGCGCGGTGACCAATGAAGCCGTGCGCCAGACCCGCCAGGCGATCCGCCGCGCACGCCGGGAGCGGCCGCAGGCTGCCGTCGTGGTGACCGGCTGCGCCGCCCAGCTCGATCCCGAAGGCTTCGCCGCGATGCCCGAGGTCGACCATGTGCTCGGCAACGCGGAGAAGCTCGAACCCGCCAGTTTTGCGGCCCTTGCGGCCGACAGCCTGCCGCGGGTGAAGGTCTCGGACATCTTCGCGGTGCGGGAGACGGCGCCCCATCTCATCGAGAGCTTCGCCGAGCGGGTGCGCGCCTTCGTCGAGATCCAGACGGGCTGCGATCACCGCTGCACCTTCTGCATCATCCCGTTCGCGCGCGGGGCCTCGCGCTCGGTACCCATGGGCGCGGTGGTCGACCAGATCCGGCGGCTCGTCACCCGCGGCATCCGCGAGGTCGTGCTGACGGGCGTGGATCTCACCTCCTATGGCGGCGACCTGCCGGGCCGGCCGCGGCTCGCCGATCTCGTGCGCGCCATCCTCAAGCATGTGCCGGAGCTCGACCGGCTGCGCCTGTCCTCCCTCGATCCCGCCGAGATCGATGCGCCGCTCATCCGCCTGTTCGCCGAGCAAGAGCGGCTGATGCCGCATGTGCACCTCTCGCTGCAGGCGGGTGACGACCTGATCCTCAAGCGCATGAAGCGCCGGCATCTGGCGGCGGACGTGCGCCGGCTGGTCGCGGATCTGCGTGCCGCGCGCCCCGGCATCCTCTTCGGTGCGGATGTCATCACCGGCTTTCCGACCGAAACGGAGGCGCAGTTCGCCAATACCTGTCGCCTGATCGAGGAATGCGGCATCGCCTTTCTCCACGTTTTCCCCTATTCCGCCCGCCGCGGCACGCCGGCGGCCCGCATGCCGCAGTTGCCGGTTGCGGTGCGCCGGGAGCGGGCGCGGCGGCTGCGCCTCGTCGGCGCGCGGCTGCGCGAGGAGGCGCTTGGGGCGCTGGCGGGCCGCGACCTTGCCGTCCTTGTCGAGCGCGTGGACGAGGAGGGCGCCCTCGGTCACAGCGCCGAGTTCGCACCGGTGCGCATCACGACGCATGCGCGCGCACCCGAGCTCGCGGCCGGCGCGCTGCTGCGCGTGCACGCGCGCAAGATCGTGGACGGCACGCTCGTGGCCGCACCGGTCGATCATGCCGCCGCCACCCGGGATCACAGCGAGGTGCTTGCATCGTGA